The Archocentrus centrarchus isolate MPI-CPG fArcCen1 chromosome 7, fArcCen1, whole genome shotgun sequence genome window below encodes:
- the arhgef19 gene encoding rho guanine nucleotide exchange factor 19: MLPGYGFSPFPDFQPHLHAIRCRGETPSMWIPGGSAESQSLSEAKEDRRLLHPCHHKHVAVCQQETLAFIELQPPVTHKLNGFGSSRPTVIPHACCTTHSQPLNGCRQTLNERNDTHNTCHRTDKEHATNLNLNSHTLTAGDGELECQNGIRTEKPRTVTTVCRPLHAALSLPLSFPLSSLYTNRDSLESQLPSSPECPSFQGPDSCQRQRRTSQGSLKEKSIRRKMQVYSPDSPSDESLSSPILDADYIFPGPFASFLEEDLSGISSLETISSPSSTDGATDLSNTSHDDIFNLPAEPLQIIEDSMPGVGEESGTVDTSIATGGSFLSRSRQGDQERRRFSASELISRLQLSQRKNSFTLKLGKSLSARVSSRDRQNSNSLSTNSDNKSSSRQRSSGGSSDSAPHSPVGPAPSFPSSDAGMPLQRWSAKLGMRKKSIEEDAGTLPPVTTSNRLSRFLPSSILYQEYSDVAINREIQRQQGKDPGTEEEGLREEGSDGTQSPSNLSPSSSFRSSRGSAFALWQDIPDVRSSGQLDNFSNEERKLQEAKFELVTSEASYIRSLTIAVDHFMLSPELAECLGAQDKQWLFSKLPEVKDVSERFLQDLEHRLEEDILRFDVCDIVLDHCPSLRRVYLPYVTNQAYQEQTYQRLLQENPRFPGILARLEEDPICQRLPLTSFLILPFQRITRLKMLVENILKRTTPGSRDEDTATKAFNELKKIIKECNSSVQSMKRMEELIHLNKKIHFEGKIFPLISQSRWLVKHGELLEVDTQTMSISGSKFKLPTKPVYLHLFNDCLLLSRRKDTWKFVVFVHAKIGELKVKDLSQKLQGISGFIFHLQLCEGQQLKHQILLKSHTESGKQRWITAMFPSDPLVDIEQANENDDISQVQCIKSYQAQEHDELTLEKADILHAKTITSDGWVEGIRLSDGERGWFPKSYVEEITSRSARLRNLRENIRIKCVTQKLKGED, translated from the exons ATGCTCCCGGGGTATGGATTCTCACCTTTTCCTGATTTCCAGCCTCACCTTCACGCCATTCGCTGCCGAGGAGAAACTCCCAGCATGTGGATCCCAGGCGGCTCAGCAGAGTCCCAGAGTCTGAGTGAAGCCAAGGAGGACAGGCGCCTCCTCCACCCGTGTCACCACAAGCATGTCGCTGTGTGCCAGCAGGAAACATTGGCTTTTATTGAGCTACAGCCGCCAGTGACTCACAAATTAAATGGTTTTGGCTCTTCGAGACCGACTGTTATACCACACGCATGCTGCACAACACACTCTCAGCCTCTGAATGGCTGCAGACAGACGCTAAATGAACGGAATGACACACACAACACCTGCCACAGGACAGACAAGGAACACGCAACAAATCTGAATTTGaactctcacacactcaccgcAGGTGACGGTGAGCTCGAATGCCAAAATGGCATCAGGACTGAGAAGCCACGAACTGTCACAACTGTGTGTCGTCCACTCCACGCTGCTCTTAGCCTCCCTCTGTCATTCCCTCTGTCCTCTCTATACACAAACAGAGATTCCTTGGAATCTCAGTTACCTTCCTCACCTGAATGTCCCAGCTTTCAGGGCCCAGACTCCTGCCAGCGTCAGAGGAGAACATCACAAGGTTCCCTGAAAGAGAAGTCTATCC GGAGAAAGATGCAGGTTTATTCCCCAGACAGTCCAAGTGATGAATCACTCAGCAGCCCAATCCTGGATGCAGACTACATTTTTCCAGGACCTTTTGCATCTTTCTTAGAGGAAGACCTCAGTGGAATATCTTCACTAGAGACCATTTCTAGTCCCTCATCCACAGACGGTGCTACAGATCTCTCAAACACCAGTCATGATGACATTTTTAATCTACCTGCAGAACCGCTGCAGATAATAGAAGACTCTATGCCAGGTGTAGGGGAGGAGAGCGGCACCGTAGACACATCGATTGCCACAGGGGGGAGCTTTTTATCACGCAGCCGGCAAGGCGACCAAGAACGGCGACGCTTCTCAGCTTCAGAACTGATATCAAGACTTCAGCTGTCACAAAGGAAGAACTCCTTCACCTTGAAGCTGGGGAAGTCGCTGTCTGCTCGGGTATCCTCCAGGGACAGACAGAACTCCAACAGCCTCAGCACCAACTCTGACA ATAAGTCCAGCTCGAGGCAGCGCAGCTCAGGAGGCTCTAGTGATAGTGCTCCCCACAGTCCTGTGGGACCAGCACCCTCCTTTCCCAGCAGTGATGCTGGGATGCCTTTGCAACGCTGGAGCGCCAAACTTGg AATGCGTAAGAAATCCATAGAGGAGGACGCGGGCACGCTCCCACCTGTTACTACTTCAAATCGACTATCACGGTTTTTGCCTAGTT CGATTCTGTACCAGGAATACAGTGACGTCGCCATTAACAGAGAGATCCAGAGGCAGCAAGGGAAGGATCCAGGCACAGAGGAGGAGGGGCTCAGGGAAGAGGGGTCCGATGGGACCCAGTCTCCATCGAATCTGTCCCCATCCAGCTCCTTTCGCTCATCACGAGGTTCTGCTTTTGCACTGTGGCAGGATATACCTGATGTTCGCAGCAGCGGTCAGCTGGACAACTTCAgcaatgaagaaagaaaattacAAGAG GCAAAGTTTGAGTTGGTGACATCTGAGGCGTCATACATCCGCAGCCTGACAATCGCAGTGGACCACTTCATGCTGTCGCCGGAGCTCGCTGAGTGCCTTGGAGCTCAGGACAAACAGTGGCTCTTCTCCAAGCTGCCCGAAGTCAAAGATGTCAGTGAGAG ATTTCTTCAGGATCTGGAGCACAGGCTGGAAGAAGACATTCTCCGTTTTGACGTGTGCGATATCGTCCTGGATCACTGCCCGTCTCTGCGAAGGGTTTACCTGCCCTACGTTACCAACCAGGCTTACCAGGAGCAGACGTACCAGCGTCTGCT GCAAGAAAACCCTCGTTTCCCCGGCATCCTGGCTCGCTTGGAGGAAGACCCCATCTGCCAAAGACTCCCTCTGACCTCTTTTCTAATCCTCCCGTTTCAGAGGATCACACGGCTTAAAATGCTGGTGGAG AATATCTTAAAGAGGACAACTCCAGGTTCCCGAGACGAGGACACTGCCACGAAAGCTTTCAATGAGCTAAAAAAG ATCATCAAAGAATGTAACTCCAGTGTGCAGTCAATGAAAAGGATGGAGGAACTCATCCACCTCAACAAGAAGATCCACTTTGAGGGCAAG ATCTTTCCTCTTATCTCGCAGTCACGCTGGCTGGTAAAGCATGGTGAGCTCCTGGAAGTGGACACTCAGACAATGAGCATTTCTGGATCGAAATTCAAGTTACCCACCAAGCCTGTGTACCTGCACCTGTTCAATGACTGTCTCCTGCTGTCCAGGAGGAAGGA TACATGGAAGTTTGTGGTGTTTGTCCACGCTAAAATAGGAGAGCTGAAAGTGAAGGATCTCAGTCAGAAGCTGCAGGGCATCTCAGGCTTCATCTTCCACCTGCAGCTGTGTGAAGGCCAGCAGCTCAAACATCAGATTCTGCTCAAATCACACACCGA GAGTGGGAAGCAGAGATGGATCACAGCCATGTTCCCTTCGGACCCACTCGTAGACATCGAGCAAGCCAATGAAAATGATG ATATATCGCAGGTTCAGTGCATCAAAAGCTACCAGGCCCAAGAGCACGACGAGCTAACACTGGAAAAAGCTGACATTCTTCACGCTAAGACCATTACAAGTGATG GCTGGGTGGAGGGCATCCGGCTGTCAGACGGGGAGCGGGGCTGGTTCCCCAAATCCTACGTGGAGGAAATCACGAGTCGCAGCGCGCGCCTCCGCAACCTCAGAGAAAATATCCGCATCAAATGTGTCACGCAGAAACTGAAGGGAGAGGACTAA
- the LOC115782778 gene encoding probable pleckstrin homology domain-containing family N member 1, with protein MGCCSVTQRHTGVDEVGPDEIELLELPGDNLGVWSLGETRLQLCVRNSRDEQPEPPPRRPSTPHMKKEVALWGKSMDELHHRIYSQQPIRGWEGQPAHTYGEIIHSSLVSLYISYTQETREHFLVLFSFHLLILSLDHSRQDFIYEGILPLSGLSFQVVSLDVDASHSPHMFEISSPVMDSKVFICASAAELQKWMQHLEDRRYKSMMQPMSPSHCALSYLLPCDEHWKREELKKYLLQAPIWQWEGSPIQHMGQPGYLSIVHIINTQRQGLQERLMVLFPQDVLLLSVDKHLNIRYEGRLPRQSVKAVERSALPGRLEFDLIGELVEPLQVSCTCREDYQNWIFQLQQPDRSSHVTVSHPPPPIMPKLQRSRKESQEPMLAADQYYISGRG; from the exons ATGGGATGCTGCAGTGTGACCCAGAGGCATACTGGAGTGGACGAGGTGGGCCCTGATGAGATTGAGCTTCTGGAACTCCCCGGAGACAATTTAGG tgtgtggAGCCTGGGAGAGACCAGACTTCAGCTGTGCGTGAGGAACAGCAGAGACGAGCAGCCTGAGCCACCACCGCGCAGACCTTCAACACCACACATGAAAAAAGAG GTGGCGCTGTGGGGAAAGAGCATGGATGAGCTCCACCACAGGATATACTCCCAGCAGCCAATCAGGGGCTGGGAGGGCCAACCTGCCCACACGTATGGAGAGATCATCCACTCCTCATTGGTGTCTCTCTACATCAGCTACACGCAG GAAACCCGTGAACACTTCCTGGTTTTGTTCTCTTTTCACCTACTGATCCTTTCTCTGGACCACTCTCGACAAGACTTCATTTATGAG GGCATTCTTCCCCTTTCTGGACTTTCCTTCCAAGTCGTCTCTCTGGACGTGGACGCGTCACATTCACCACACATGTTTGAAatcagca GTCCAGTGATGGACTCCAAGGTGTTCATATGTGCCAGTGCTGCAGAGCTACAGAAATGGATGCAGCACCTAGAAGACAGGAGATACAAATCCATGATGCAACCCATGAGTCCCTCCCACTGTGCTCTCTCCTATCTA TTACCGTGTGACGAGCACTGGAAAAGAGAAGAACTGAAAAAATACTTACTACAAGCTCCAATATGGCAGTGGGAGGGCTCGCCCATACAGCACATGGGTCAGCCGGGCTACTTATCTATTGTCCATATCatcaacacacagagacag GGACTCCAAGAAAGACTGATGGTTCTCTTCCCTCAAGACGTCCTGCTGCTATCTGTTGACAAGCACCTGAATATAAGATATGAG GGCAGGCTGCCCCGACAAAGTGTCAAAGCAGTTGAGCGGTCAGCCTTGCCTGGACGGCTGGAGTTTGACCTGATAG GTGAGCTGGTGGAGCCGCTGCAGGTCTCCTGTACCTGCCGGGAGGATTATCAGAACTGGATTTTTCAGTTACAACAG CCAGACAGAAGCAGCCACGTTACTGTGAGTCACCCTCCACCTCCAATCATGCCAAAGCTGCAGAGGAGCAGGAAGGAGTCCCAGGAACCAATGCTCGCAGCGGACCAATATTATATCAGTGGACGGGGCTGA